The region agctgcacacagcaggagtgggcctgggcctgggcctgggcctgTGACTGTGACTGTGACTGGGCCTGGGTCTGGGCCTGTGACTGTGACTGTGACTGGGCCTGGGTCTGGGCTTGTGCCTGAGTCTGGGCCTGTGACTGGGCCTGGTCCTGggcctgggcctgggcctgggcctgggcctgggcctgTGCCTGAGTCTGggcctgggcctgggcctgggcctgTGACTgtgcctgggcctggcagctgcCAGTGGGGCCAATCCCATCAAACTCCCCTGGGTTTGGGTTCTGAGCACGGCCCTGGGTGCAGTCACAGCCAGAGGaaccctggagcagctgggctgtTTTATCATGGAAAacattccttccttttccttccttttccttccttttccttccttttccttccttttccttccttttccttccttttccttccttttccttccttttccttccttttccttccttccttccctgccctggaacaccctgggggcagcagccctgctcagtTGGGACAATCCAACCCCAGACCCCCAACCCTGGGGGCAGCACCCTGGGATATTCCTGACCCAAATCCCTGACTCtgggggcagcagctctgagcattccagccccaaaccccGCTGGGCTGGTGGCAGAATCCCTGCTCAGCTCTTGGGATattccagccccaaaccccactgggctgggggcagaatccctgctcagctcctgggatattccagccccaaaccccactgggctggggctccctgagcagctgcacgtCTGGGGGTGCAGAGTTTCCTTCCATCACTGGGGGACCTGCTTTGATGCTGGGACGTGCAGGATGTGCTTCCCTGGTGTGAGTCAGGGCAggaagagctgtgctgggggcaggGAGCTTTGTGTGCTCAAttcctgtgtctgtctgtctgtctgtctgtccatccatgACCAATCCATCCATCCAGGAGCAGCACTCTGGAGAATCATGTCTGTAAACAACGGTTTTAGCCGCATTGCTctgcacagagaaaagcaaggcacaattcctcccaagaatatttctgggtttcacattctctgaacctcagagaagggaaaaacaCAGTTCTCATCTCattttctgtgcctgtgtgtgtgccacagcagaatgcaatgtggggattgttcacccacagtgAGGGGGTTTGCTTCCTtggcctgtgtgtgtgtgtcaggactgtcagGACAGGCACAGATTCTGGGCAGGGTGAGCAGGGTTgggtgcttggcagattcagttcaGATGTGTGGAATATAGTGTAATACAGCATAGAATAATAGAggataataaataattaattagccctctgataagatggagtctcctcctcattcctccctgccacaggggCTGTCCTGTTTCGATAAATGGctacagaaagagagataataattgtaGGAATCCTTTCCTCTGagtttcccaggattttcctgggagaagCGTGGTTCAGAGGACCTGTGATTATTACACAAtgatccctgtccctggaggggctggtgggcacctggcagcagcagcagggctgaccAGGACAGAGGGGAGGGAGTGTGGCTGGAAATTGCtgctcttccccttccctcagctGCCCTCACACTGGGACCAAAAATCACAGACAATTCTGAAATGTGTGACTGCGCTGCACAAGGCTCTTTGCCTTctatttatttcccaaaataataCATTTGCATAAGGCCAgcccctcccatccctgctctgtgttAAAATGAGGTTATTAGTCCTTCACACGTGTGCAGTTCTTCTGTCTAATTGGGTCAGTGGTCTCAAACTGGGTcagggatgaagtcaggaaaGTCTTCCTCAGGTCTCTGTGACCTCTGGCACCATCCAAGCCCCCCTGCTTTGTGTCCAGGTGCTGGGCACTGTTCTGCTGGTTCCAATAATTCCTTTAATGCTTCACTTGCTCCACTTCCTTCTACAAATGAGCTCGTAATAGAACAATTAGCTTTAGATTGTTATTTCTACAACAGATTTAAGCATCTAATAATCACTAACCTATCGTTGGTGTATCTAGCTTCAGTGGGAATTAGTTCTGACCCTCAGCTGAAATTTTAACCCTATAAAATCATGATTCAAAGCCCTGTTCTCCTGCTGGTGTATCCAACTTCAATGTGGATTGGTTCTGACCTGAAATTCTAACCCTATAAAATCATGATTCCAATGTGAATTGGTTCTGATCTCAAATTCTAACCCTATAAAATCATGATTCCAATATTAGCTGGTTCTGACCCCCAGCTGAAATTCTAACCCTATAAAATGATGATTCCAATGTGAATTTGCTCCGGCCCTCAGCTGAAATCCTGCCCCTATAAAATGATGATTCCAATGTGAACTGGTTCTGACCCCCAGCTGAAATCCTGCCCCTATAAAATGATGATTCCAGTATTAATTGGTTCTCACCCCCAGCTGGAATCCTGCCCCTATAAAACAATGATTCCAATGTGAATTGGTTCTGACCCCCAGCTGAAATCCTGCCCCTATAAAACAATGATtccaatattaatttgttctGGCCCCCAGCTGGAATCCTGCCCCTATAAAGCCATGAATTAACAGCCCtgttctccatccctgcagggagcagcccaTCTTCAGCACCAGGGCCCACGTGTTCCAGATCGACCCTGCCACCAAGAGGAACTGGATCCCAGCCAGCAAACACGCCCTGACCGTCTCCTACTTCTACGATGCCACGCGCAGCGTCTACAGGATCATCAGCGTGGGGGGCACCAAGGTGGGCACTGCCCCGGCACCCCCcggcagctgtgccccagaaTGACAGCTGTGCCCCCCAAAATAATGGCTGTGCCCCCAGAATGACAGCTGTGCCCCCAAAATAATGGCTGTGCCCCCAGAATAACAGCTGTGCCCCCAAAATAATGGCTGTGCCCCCAGAATAACAGCTGTGTCCCTAAAATAACAGCTGTGTGCCTAAATAACAGCTGTGTCCCAAAAAAAGCAGCTGTTCCCCCCACAAAAGCAGATGATTCTCTGATTGGTTCCCTGATTGATCCCCTGACTGACTCCCTGACTGATTTCCTGATTGATTCCCCAACTAATTCCCTAATTCCTGATCAATGATTCCCTGATCAATGATTCCCTGATCGATGATTCCCTGATCAATGATTCCCTGATCAATGATTCCCTGATCAATGATTCCCTGATGGATTCCCTGATGGATTCCCTGATGGATTCCCTGATTGATTCCCTGATCGATGATTCCCTGATCAATGATTCCCTGATGGATTCCCTCcttccccattgtccccattgtcccctgcCCAGGCCATCATCAACAGCACCATCACCCCCAACATGACGTTCACCAAGACCTCGCAGAAGTTCGGGCAGTGGGCAGACAGCAGGGCCAACACGGTGTACGGGCTGGGCTTCGCCTCTGAGCAGCACCTGAGCCAGGTGAGCTGGGgcctggggagcctggggagcctggggagCCTGAGCCAGgtgagcagggcctggggagcctggggagacctggggagcctggggaaCCTGAGCCAGGTGAGCTGGGgcctggggagcctggggaaCCTGGGGAACCTGGGGAACCTGAGCCAGGTGAGCAGGGacctggggagcctggggaaCCTGGGGAGCCTGAGCCAGGTGAGCAGGGACCTGGGGAGCCTGGAGAGCCTGAGCCAGGTGAGCTGGGACCTGGGGAGCCTGGGGTGCCTGGGGAGCCTGagccaggtgagctgggagcCCGGGGagcctggggagcctggggaaCCTGagccaggtgagctgggagcCTGGGGAACCTGGGGAGCCTGAGCCAGGTGAGCCCTGGAAACCTGTCCCAGGTGAGCTCAGGGACCTGAGCCAGGTAAGCCCAGGGAGCCTGTCCCAGGTGAGCTCAGGGACCCCCTGCAGAAACCCCTCCAGAGGATCCTCAGGCACCTCCTGAGGTGCTGTTCTCACCAGGCTGGAATGGGATTCAAGGTGCCAAGGTTCCAAAACCAGCTCTAAAGTGAAGCTGGGTCTGCAGAGGGGTTTGGGTGCCACgaatggagctggggctgcttctGTGCTGAACCCACGGCCCTGAGTGCCAAACTCAGATTCAAATCCCTGAATTGTGGTGTTGGAGAGAAGTTCAGAAGTGTTTTAAAggaggctgcaggcagagcatcattatatgtttatataatatatggtatattatatatttatatgataTTTATATAATATCAATATAATTTCTATTACATTGCTCTGctggcccccagccccagggtgactcttcccttcccctccagtTTGCAGAGAAGTTCCAGGAAGTGAAGGAGGCAGCTCGTGTGGCCAGGGAGAAATGCCAGGATAAAACTGAGCTCACCAACCCTGCCCTGAGCATCCCTTCCCACCAGGTGAGGCCGGGGAATGGggagaaaaggggagaaaaagggaaaaatgctccctgtgctgctgccctgctgtccctctgtgccctgcatgGACCCCTCCAGGTCTGACCCTGCACAGCCAGGCCGGGTTGGTGgccccagggccagcccagagggaGGGGACCCTGCTGGAGGTGCCCACCCGTCCCTGTCcttcctcccagccccatcatcaccatcacctgtccctgtccttcctcccagccccatcatcaccatcacctgtccctgtccttcctcccagccccatcatcatcatcacctgtccctgtccttgccccaggtgctgcccagccccatcatCAGCTCCAATGGACCTGGGGAGGACAAACTGTTCCGCAGCCAGAGCGCGGATGTGGAGATCAGCACCGAGAAGGAGAGGCTGAAGAAGATGCTCTCCGAGGGGTGAGGCTGCCCTCAAATTCCCCCTCTGTCAGGGTTGGGTGCTTGGTTTTGTCATCCCAAATTGTTCTGACCCGTTCTGCACTTTTCattctctgcctgctgctcaAAGCCTTGGCTGGATTCAGAgaatcaatcacagaatcaatcacagaatcaatcacagactcacagaattacagaatcagtcacagaatcccagaatcacagagtcacagaatcaattacagaatcacagaatcgttacagaatcacagattcaCAGACTCAatctcagaatcccagaatcccagaatcaatcacagaatcacagatttACAGAATcaccacagaatcccagaatcgaTCCCAGAAtcattcacagaatcccagaatcaatcCCAGAATCAATCCCAGATTTACAGAATcatcacagaattccagaatcgATCCCAGAATCAATCCCAGAATCAATCCCAGAAtcattcacagaatcccagaatcaatcCCAGAATCAATCCCAGAatcaatcccagaatcccagaatcaatcCCAGATTTACAGAATCAATCCCAGAATCAATCCCAGAatcaatcccagaatcccagagtcAATCTCAGAATCAATCCCAGAATCAATCCCAGAATCAATCCCAGAatcaatcccagaatcccagagtcAATCTCAGAATCAATCCCAGAATCAATCCCAGAatcaatcccagaatcccagaaccaatcccaggatttccccctgtcccagctcggTGAGCGAGGTGCAGTGGGAGGCCGAGTTCTTCAGCCTGCAGGACAACAACTCCAAGCTGGTGGCGGCGCTGCACGAGGCCAACGCCAGCGTGGAGCAGTGGAAGAAGGAGCTGGCGGCGTACCAGGAGGAGACGGAGGCGCTGCGCCAGCGGGTgagccaggagggcagggggacACGGCCACGGGGGCTGGCATGGCACGGCCGGGGGACAGCACCCGCCGTacctccatccatcccacccTCAGGACTGACAGCACCCTCCATACCTCCATCAGGAGGGACaacatccatccctccatccatcccacccTCAGGACTGACAGCACCCGCCATCCCTCCATCAGGAGGGACAACATCCATCCCTCCATACCTCCATCAGGAGGGACAGCACCcgccatccctccatccatcccacccTCAGGAGGGACAGCACCCGCCGTACCTCCATCAGGAGGGACAGCACCCGCCATCCCTCCATCAGGAGGGACAACagcctccatccatccctcaggaCTGACAACATCCCGCCCCAGGGATTCCCTGGGCTCATTCCCAACATCCCACTCTCAGGgttcccagtgcccatccctcaGGATCACCAACATCCTTCCCTCAGGATTCCCTCAGGATTCCCTGGTGTTATTCCCAACATCCCTCCCTCAAGTTTCTCTCAGAATTCCCTTGGGATCCCCAACGTCCCTCCCTCAGGATTCCCCAGTGTTATTCTAAACATCCCTCCCTCAGGATTCCCTCAGGGTTCCCCGTTGTTATTCCAAATATCCCTCCCTCAGGATTCCCTCAGGATTCCCTGATGTTATTCCCAACATCCATCCCTCAGTATTCCATCAGGATTCCCTCAGGATTCCCCGTTGTTATTCCCAATATCCCTCCCTTAGGATTCCCTCAGGATTCCCTCAGGATTCCCTCAGGATTCCCTGGACCTCGGCAGGATCACAGAAGGAGCCATAGCTCAGTGAAACACCCCCATCATTGTCCCTAAATCCCTAAATTTTGGTGGGTTCTGGCCCCACCCTGGCCCTGAGgctccagggagctgcaggatctGCTCCCTGTCTGGGTGAGCTCCTtggagctcagagcagagctcagagcagcccagaATCACTTTAAAAATTCATCCTCCTCATGAATAATCCAAGGCGCCGAGCTGCATTTTCCAGGGGAGTTCTCCTGGGCAaacccttccagctcagctctgcagcagctccagagcttttGGAGGCCTCCAAACAGAGCTGGATCTGCAGGCTGGGGCTCAGGGGCCGGGTGGGAGCCAGTTCAGCCGTGCTGGAGCGCACAGAATTCCTGCAGAAAGCACAGGCACGGGCTCTAAAGTGGGTTTGTTTTGAGCACAAAATGGTTTTTTGAGCCACCAAATGGGTGTGGTCCGGGCAGAGCTGAAGGAATTgtttccctcccagccccaagCAGGAGCTGCCCGGTGAAAGCCAGGTGGGTTTGCAGGGAGGCCAGAGCATGGCAGTGGTGCTGAGGGTCAGGAAATTCCTGAGGGGAGGATTCCACCTTGCAGGGAATTATTGAGGGAATTATTGAGGGGTCAGGAAGTTCCTGAGGGGAGGATTCCACCTTGCAGGGAATTATTGAGGGAATTATTGAGGGGTCAGGAAGTTCCTGAGGCAATGATTTCACCTTGcaggtggcagagctggaggctCAGGGCGCCCAGGACTCCTCCAGTGACAACAACAAGGAGGAGCTGAGCCagagcctggaggagctggagctgctgctcaagGCCAAGGATGAGGTGAGGCTGGCAGAACCCCCAAAAACCTGTGTGACCCCCCCAAAAACGTGTGTGACCCCCCAAAAACGTGTGTGACCCCTCCCAAAACCTGTGTGACCCCTCCCAAAACCTGTGTGACCCCCAAAAACCTGTgtgacccccccaaaaacctgTGTGACCCCCAAAAACCTGTGAGAGCCCCCAGCTATCAGAGCTCTAAGggacagggatgtgctggggtggAGAGGCTCAGGATCTTGGCAGctcagaattcccagaatcacCAGGTTGGGAAGAGAACTCAGATCATAAACCCCCATTTTTCACACTAACACACACAATATTCACTTCAATATTTGCACAAAGCCAATGATAAACCCCCATTTTTCACACTAACACACACAATATTCACCTCAATATTTGCACAAAGCCAATGATAAACCCCCATTCCCCAGGAGATCCAGCTGCTGAAGAGCCAGAGGTGCGGCCGCTGGGAGGCCGAGGGCGAGCGCGAGGAGACGCTGCAGAAGCTGCAGgtaaaggggaaaagggggaggtggcaccttggggacagccctgcttTGCCCAGACTGTGACTGGGGAGCCAACCCCACCGGGCTGGGAggatccaggctgggatccTGGGTGGGATCCACACCTGGGGAGGATCCAGGGCCGATCCCACGGGGCTGGGGaggatccagagcagctccagggccaacCCCTCCACGCTGGGAGGATCCAGGGCTGATCCCACGGGGCTGGGGAGGATCCAGGGCCGATCCCACGGGGCTGGGCCATCCCTGCGGGCACAGCTGCCCTCCCACAGCCTCACCccatgggcagggcagggcacggAGCTCCCCCCCCCCGGTGGCTcaggaaggagccctggggtggcgctctgggctgtgagcagcctgtctgtctgtctgtccgtctctctgtctgtctgtctgtccgtctgtccgtctgtctctctgtctctctgtctgtctctctctctgtctgtctgtctgtctgtccatccgtctgtctctctctgtctctctctctgcctgtctctctctgtccgtccgtccgtccgtccccGCAGGAGCTGGAGGCCCGGAACGCGGAGCTGGAGCAGcggctgcagctggcagagcagagcctggcagagagcctggcacagagggacagggtgCAGCACGAGGTCACCAGGGTGGCCGAGATCATGGATGTGAAGATCTTCGAGCTCAGCGAGCTCAGGCAGGGCCTGGCCAAGCTGGTGGAGAGCaactgagcagagcagagagccctggagaggggcagctcagctggggctgggcaccaCCCAGACACCCTGAGGGCACCCAGAGGTCCTTGGGCACCACCCAGAGATCCTGTGGGCACCAAGAGAGATCCTGGGCACCACCCAGAGCTTCCGTGGGCATCACCAAGAGATCCTTGGGCACCACTGAGAGCTCCCGTGGGCACCCAGAGCTCCTGTGGGCACCAAGAGAAATCCTGGGCACCACCCAGAGCTCCTGTGGGCACCAAGAGAGCTCCTTTggacacccagagctcctgcagacaCCACTGAGAGCTCCCATGGGCAcccagcagcctcagccctgcccgggcaggATTTGCcacccaccagcagctgcctggccaGAGCGGGCACCAGGCTGGGCCCTCGCtgcccagggagccccagagcagggcacagagctcctgAACCCCCAGATCCTCTCCAGGGAGCTCCTGAACCCCCAGATCCTCTTCAGGGAGTACCCAAAGTCCTCAAATCCTCTCCAGGGAGCCCCTGAACCCCTGAACCTTTTCCAGGGAGCTCCTGAACCTCTCCAGGGAGCTCCTGAACCCCCAAACCTTCTCCAGGGAGAATCTGAGCTCCCAAATCCTCTCCAGGGAGCCCCTGGACCCCCAGACCTCTCCAGGGAGAATCTGAGCTTCCAAATCCTCTCCAGGGAGCCCCtgaacccccaaatcctctccagggatccccagcccagctccctggccctgccccggccgtggcacagcccagaggtgccagctgtgcccagctgtgcccagaggtgccagctgtgcccgtgCCACCCCCTTGCcacaccccagagctgccccccaGGTTTTTACATTTTCCAAGGGCACGGGGCCGAGCCCTTTggtttttctgtggttttttagGAGCCATTTGCCTTCTGCAggtcctgcctggagcagctgggcacggccagcactgagcctcctcctcttcctcttcctcttcctccatcCTGGgcgctcccagcccctggagcatcccaggggAGCAGAGATGGAGGAAAATTCTGGATTTCCCCAGGGGAAAATGCTGCAGTTCCACAGCCTGGATGAGCTGAACACAGAGGATTTGAGGCCTGCTGGAaaactggggctgggctggggaatTTGGGACAAGGGACATCCCTGAGGGCACCAAGCTGCTGGGTTGGCACCTCTGAGGTTAATTGGAATTAAATGGAGCAAATCTCAGCTGCTCGTGGGgttcttgtttccttttttggtCCTTTCCATATTGAGGAGAAGCCCCCAGGGATGCCCTGATCTGTGTGGGACAGGGACGGGCCCAGCTGGGGCCAAGGacaggccaggagctggggacagaaaTTCAGGAGCTACCCCAGGAATCTGGGAGGTATCACAGAAATTTGGGAATAATCTCAGAAATTTGGGATTGATCGCAGAAGTTTGGGATTGATCTCAGAAATTTGGGATTGATCTCACAAGTTTGGGATTGATCTCACAAGTTTGGGATTGATCTCACAAGTTTGGGATTGATCTCAGAAATTTGGGATTGATCTCAGAAATTTGGGAGTCATCCCAGATGTTTCCCAGCCTCTGGAACTGAGCAAGGCCTGAGGGAGGCCCTGGCTCTGCTTTACCACAACTtccctgttttattttaagCGTGGTTCCTCTTGCTGCCTCAtccctttatttcttttatttcaatgCTTTATTTGGCTTTTTGGTCAGAAAGTTTCAAAACCTTTCCTTGTGTCTGTTTTGGACACAGCAGATCCAACCAGCATTTGCTGATTCCATTGCAAACTGACAGGAAAACCACACAAAACTGACACAAAAGTGCACAAAATTGACACAAAATTGgcacaaaatcccacaaaactgccccaaaatcccaagaaCATTTTCCTCAGCAGCTTTGGGGCcgtccctgggcagtgccagccctgtgctcccccagGCCATGCCCAGTGTCCCCTCTCATCCTTGCCAGAATTTTCTGGAAATCCttttggagcagcccagggccgGGCCCAGCACTGGGAATGACAAAAGCTTTGTCCAGGCTGTgatggatggggctgggaggtgcttccctccctcctcccattcatccccagcccttccctcactgccctgggctgctccagagcattttgcttccatttccagaggattttatttaatttctggtTGTTTCAGAGCAGGGGCACCAACACCTCCCCTCTGggccctctgcagccctgaTTAATTCCTCATTAACCTTATCACCCTGATTAATTCCTTATTTTTGTGCTTCCAAAGGGGAAAACCTTGTGCTGCAAAGGTGACAAAGCTGCATTTGTGTGTCTGGCAGCAGCATTTGGTGCATTTTGTGCATTTTTGTGCATTATTTTTGTgtctggcagcagctccatcccagcatccTCCTGGCTGAGGCCTCACAAATGAGGATTTCAATTATTCACAAGGCAGCCAGAGCGTTAATAATGGGAGAAATTCATCACAGAGGAGGGTGGGGTGAGCAAGGAAAAGCTCTTGGAGATTCCCCCTGAGCACAGAAGGCAAAGCTGAACGCAAAAGGGATCCAAGGGAAACCTGGAGCTGCTTCCAGAGGTGCAAGGGGCtccaaaggagctggagaggatttgggatgaggggtggagggacaggagccagggaatggatctgggatttgggaattccagggcacagggaatggatTTAAGCTGGAAAGGGGAATCTGGATGGGATTTgggcaggaattcctggctgggatgggctggaattcccagaggagctgaggctgccccgggATCTCTGGAATGTCCAAGGCTGGGAGCGGAtgagccctgagctcctcccaatcccaaccccaatcccaaccccaatcccaagGGTTCTGGGgttcttccctcctccccagctctgatttttttccccacattcaaGAGTTcaatcccaattttcccaaagcagcagcaattcCAGGGCACTCCAGGCCAGTCCCAGCCACGTCACTGctcctccttgtccttgtccttctcctccttgtcctcgtccttgtccttctcctcctcctcctcgtccttgtccttgtccaccttcctcctcctcctctccatcctcctgtgCAGTTTCCTgcggagctgcagctgccgcctcctgtgcagcctctgctgcagctgctcccggcactccctgttcctgctcctgatCCGCGACAGCTCCGCCCTCCTGCGCGCCTCCTGCTCCGGGTCCTGGGGACACAGCGGCgatggggacaccggggacacaccggggacagcggggacagcagggacacagcggcgatggggacaccggggacacaccggggacagcggggacagcagggacacagccgggacagtggggacacagcggcgatggggacaccggggacacagccgggaatggggacacagccaggacacacctgggacagcggggacacagCCGGGACACAGCCGGGaatggggacaccggggacagcggggacacagCGGCgatggggacaccggggacaccggggacagcggggacaccggggacacacCCGGGACACAGCCGGGACACAGCGGCgatggggacaccggggacacacccgggacagcggggacacagCCGGGACACAGCCGGGaatggggacaccggggacacagCGGCgatggggacaccggggacaccggggacacaccggggacagcggggacacagCAGCgatggggacaccgggacagcggggacagcggggacacagccaggacactggggacagcgaCACTGGGCATGGGGACATCGGGGATTGGGAcaggacactggggacactgggccAGGCCCAGCATATTGGGAACAGGCTcaggacattggggacactcccaggacattggggacacaccCAGGACACGCCcaggacattggggacacgcCCAGGACACACCcaggacattggggacacgcCCAGGACAATCCCTTGCCCTTTCCAAGGTG is a window of Agelaius phoeniceus isolate bAgePho1 chromosome 29, bAgePho1.hap1, whole genome shotgun sequence DNA encoding:
- the HOMER3 gene encoding homer protein homolog 3 isoform X2 translates to MSTTREQPIFSTRAHVFQIDPATKRNWIPASKHALTVSYFYDATRSVYRIISVGGTKAIINSTITPNMTFTKTSQKFGQWADSRANTVYGLGFASEQHLSQFAEKFQEVKEAARVAREKCQDKTELTNPALSIPSHQVLPSPIISSNGPGEDKLFRSQSADVEISTEKERLKKMLSEGSVSEVQWEAEFFSLQDNNSKLVAALHEANASVEQWKKELAAYQEETEALRQRVAELEAQGAQDSSSDNNKEELSQSLEELELLLKAKDEEIQLLKSQRCGRWEAEGEREETLQKLQELEARNAELEQRLQLAEQSLAESLAQRDRVQHEVTRVAEIMDVKIFELSELRQGLAKLVESN
- the HOMER3 gene encoding homer protein homolog 3 isoform X1, giving the protein MSTTREQPIFSTRAHVFQIDPATKRNWIPASKHALTVSYFYDATRSVYRIISVGGTKAIINSTITPNMTFTKTSQKFGQWADSRANTVYGLGFASEQHLSQPQGDSSLPLQFAEKFQEVKEAARVAREKCQDKTELTNPALSIPSHQVLPSPIISSNGPGEDKLFRSQSADVEISTEKERLKKMLSEGSVSEVQWEAEFFSLQDNNSKLVAALHEANASVEQWKKELAAYQEETEALRQRVAELEAQGAQDSSSDNNKEELSQSLEELELLLKAKDEEIQLLKSQRCGRWEAEGEREETLQKLQELEARNAELEQRLQLAEQSLAESLAQRDRVQHEVTRVAEIMDVKIFELSELRQGLAKLVESN